In the Thermodesulfobacteriota bacterium genome, GGAGCATCGCCCGAATGGAGTACTCGGTTGCCCGGGTGATGATCATGATTGAAGACCTCGGCAGTTATCTATCCCACGCCGCGCCGGGTGTCAAGGGGCCGCCTTCTCCTGCGGCCGCACCACGAGGACGGGGCAAGGGGCGGTGCGAAACACCTTCTCGGTCACGCTGCCCAGAAGCAGGTGGCTGAGCCCCTTGCGGCCGTGGGATGTCATGGCGATGAGATCCGCGCCGTGTTCCTGGGCAACCCTTGCGATTTCCTCATGGGGGACCCCCACCTCCAGGAAGGTGCGCACCGCGATGCCCTGGGCCTCTACCCGCCCCCGGGCCTTCTCCAGCGCGGTCTCGATGAATTTTTCGAGCTGCGCCCGCAGGTCCACCGGGCTGAAGGCCTCGGAGTACACGTCGTACATGCCGGCGGTGAGGTCCAGCACGCCCAGGAGGAGCAGCTCCGAGTCGAAGGCGCTGGCCAGGGGCAAGGCCGCGTCCACGGCCGCTTCGGCCAGCTCCGAGCCGTCGAGGGGGATGAGGATCTTCCGGTAGCTCATGTTCCACCTCCCAAGGCGAGGCCGGCGATGGCCTGGGAGCACCCGGGGCAGCGGCCGGCGAGGGTGAGGCTGTTCTCGGTCACGGCAAACCCCTGGCGCCCGATAACCGTGCGCCCGCAGGAGGGGCAGCGGGTCTGCTCTCCGCCTCTGCCGGGGCGGTTGCCCGAGTACACGTAGCGCAGGCCCTCTTCCACGCCGATGCGGCGGGCCGCCTCCAGGGAAGAGGGCGCCGTGGGCGGTTCGGTGGTGAGGCGGTAGGTGGGGTGGAAGCCGGTCACGTGCCAGGGAAGGTCGCAACTCACCGAGGCCAGAAACCGCGCCGCCTCGCGCAACTCCTCGGGCGCGTCGTTGTGGTGGGGGATCACCAGCGTCGTCACCTCCACCCACACCCCCCGTTGCCAGAGCTCCCGGATGGTGCGCAACACCGGGTCCAGGCGGGCGCCGCAGACCTTGCGGTAGAAGCTGTCCGTCATGGCCTTGAGGTCCACGTTGGCCGCGTCCAGGTACGGGACCGCGGCCTCCACGCACGCGGGGCTCTCGTAGCCGTTGGTCACGAACAGGTTGAGGAGCCCCGCCTTGCGGGCGAGCTTCATGCAGTCGAGGGCGTACTCGAAGAAGACCGTGGGTTCGGTGTAGGTATAGGCCACGCTGGCGCACCCGGTTTCGAGGGCGGCGGCCACCACCGCTTCCGGGGGAACGAACCGGCCCGGGATCGCATCCCGGTCCCTCTGGACCTGGCTGATCTCGTAGTTCTGGCAGTGGGCGCAGCGAAAGTTGCAGCCGGCGGTGGCGACGGAGTAGGACAGCGACCCCGGCCGCACGTGGAAGAAGGGCTTCTTCTCCACCGGGTCCACATTGCGGGCCACGAGGCGCCCGTACACCAGGGTGCGCAGCGTGCCCCCCCGGTTTTGCCGCACGCCACAAAGCCCCGCTGCCCCCTCGGGGATGCGGCAGCCGTGGGCGCACAGGGCGCACTGCACCACCCCTTCCCCGCGGGATTCCCACAACAGGGCATCGCGCTCGCAGGGGTCGGCCGATGTCACCATGTCGCGCCCTCGATCACGGCTGCCCCTTCCGGGCAGCCCGCTCCAGGCTGCGCACCTTCTCCTCCATGGGTCGGTCGAGGTCGCGCCGGTCGTCGAGCACCATGTGGGTCGAGACCCGGCGCGCGCCGCCGGTGAAGCCGGCCTCGTGCAGGCGCGCAGCCAGGGCCAGGAGGTCGGGCACGGACCCCTCCGCCACCGTCCCCATGGGGTGGATCTGATAGCGCAGCCCGCTGGCAGACAGAATGCCGGGGAGGCCCGCCAGATGGCGGCTCAAACTGGGGGATTCGGTCCCCAGGGGGACGACGCTGATCTCGAGGATGGCCACGCGCTTCCCTGTGTTTCGTCGTGAGGAGGCAACGAAGGGCAGCGTAGAGGCGGGCACCGATCTGTCAAGCAGAGCCCAGGCAGGCCCACAGGAGGCGGGGGGTGTGGCGGACGCAACCGCAGGGCGCGCCTCGCCAGAGCGGGGCAGGCCCCTCACGACGTCGGGGTTCCCGGCAGCACGGATCTTGGAGGGGCTTTGGGGATCAGCCCGAGGATTCCCGGAAGGCCAGGAGGTAACGGCTCAGGGTGGCCCTGCCCCGATCGTCCATCTCCAGGAACTCGATGCCCGCGTGGTGGGCGTTTTCCCCTTGCTGCTTCTCGTAGACCACCTTTCCCCGGAGGTCGACCAGGTCTTCCCCGAGTCCGAGGGTGACGAGCACCTCCTGGCCCGTGTGGAGCGGCTCGTAGACCTCCAGGAGGAGCCCCACCTCGCTCACGTTGAGGGTGCGCCCCATGCCGCGGGCGGCGTAGGGCGCGCCGGGACCCAGGAGCTGGAAGTGGAGGATGTTGAGGCTGTCCAGACGCGGAGCCCTTCGATGCTCGCCCATGTCGTCTCCCCAGGGAATCGGGGTCTTCCCCATGTGGGCCGCGAGTTGCCGGTACACCCTATCGGCCGGAGCCGAGGGGTTCTTGAGCGCCTTGGCGCACCGGATTGGCGAGGGCGCCGATTCCCTCCACCTCTACGATCACTTCGTCGCCCGCCTGGAGAAACACCGGGGGCGTGCGGGCGAAACCCACCCCGGGCGGCGTGCCCGTGAGGATCACCGTTCCCGGAAGAAGGGTCGTGTCCTGGCTCAGAAAGCTCACCAGCCGGGCGACCGAAAAGATCATGTCGGCGGTGGAGCCCTCCTGCATGGTCCGGCCGTTGAGGAGCGTGCGCAGGCGCAGCCCCTGGGGATCGGGTATCTCGTCCCGGGTCACCAGCGCGGGGCCCAGGGGGCAGAACCCGTCGAAGCTCTTCCCCCGCACCCACTGTCCCCCGCTGTGTTTCTGCCACCGCCGGGCCGAGACGTCGTTGGCAGCGGTATACCCCAGCACGTGCTCCAGGGCCCTTTCCTCGGGGATGTCGCGGCCCCGCACCCCGATGACCACCGCGAGTTCGCACTCGTAGTCCACCTCGGGTCCCCGGCTGCACGCCGGCAGGGGGATCGGTTCGCCCGGGCCGATGACCGCCGTCGTGGGCTTCATGAAGAGCACCGGGTCCGCGGGGATGGCCGCCCCGGTCTCGGCCGCGTGGGCCCGGTAGTTGAGGCCCACGCAAAAGATGTTGACCGGGAACACCGGCGGGAGAAGCCGGCGGACCTCGACTCGGGCCCCGCTGCGGACGAGCCCCGTGAAGAGATCCCCCTCCAGGGCCTCCGCGGTCCCGGCCCCCTCGGGCACCCCCAGGCGGGTCTGCCCCTGGGCGTCCTGGAATCGGATCACGCGCACGGCTGCCTCACGGATTCTCCCCCCTACCGGGCCTCAATGCGGCCCTTCATGCCCAGGGAGGGGTGCAGGGTCTTGGCGCAGTAGAAGGGGTACACCCCGGCGTCGGGCAGGGCGACCTCCACCTGCTGCGCCTGGCGCGGCTCCAGGTCCACGCTGCGCAGCACCCTGCCGCCGGGGTCGGTGATCGTGAAGTTGTGGACGGAGCCCGAGGCGTTCTGGATGCGCAGCACCAAGGTGCTTCCCGCGCGAGCGACGATGTGGGAGGGCTCGAAGGAGAAGCTGCTCGCCGTGATGTGCACCTCCTTCTGCTGGGGGCCGACCTCCAGCAGCCGGCCGGGCCCCCCGCAGGCGGCCAGGGCGAGCAGGGTACCGAGAGCGGCGATCCGGGCAGCCGCCGGTGCGGCCAGGGGCTTGCGAAGCATGGGATCCTCCGGGGACGGGCACGTCGGGACGGCGCAGTTGCGGCCCCAGTCTACCCACTCGACCGCCCGGGTGCCAGCGCGGCGGGGTTCTCTCCCGGATCGTGCGGGTGGACCCGCTGGAGAGCGAACCCCGGGTCCAGGCGCGCAGGGGGAAAGGGCTGGGGGGAGACCGGGTCGCGGGAGCAGAAGGGGTCCCGCCGGGAGAAGGGGTCCAGGCCCTGGCCGCTCGCCGACGCCAGGCACCCCCCGCAGGCCGCCCGCAGGTCGCACTCCCGGCACTCGAGGCAACCGGCGCGGTACTGGGCCGCCCGGGGCGAGTCGTAGATGGCACCCAGGGCCTGTTCGCGCACGTCGCCTACGGGCGAGGGAAATTTCCGGCAGGCGTGGACTTCCCCGTCGGCGAGCAGCGACAGGAAGTTGAAGGCCGCTCCGCAACCGTGCCCCGTGCAGCCACCGAAAGGCGCTCTGCCCCGGGCCCGCAGGAGGGGGTTGAAGAGGTTGTCCTTGATGCCCAGCACGGGGTTTCGCGCCGCGGCTTCCAGGTAGGCTTCGAGGAAGTCCGCGTACGCCCCGGGCTCCGGCAGGGCCAGCCGGGCGCCCTCCCCTACCGGGGAGAGCCGGTTGAAGTGCAGCACCCCGGTCCGTCCCCGCAGCACCTCCCCCAGGGGAAGGACCTGGTCCATGTTCTCCCGGGTGAGGGTGAGCATGACCATGGAGTAGACCCCCAGGTCCCCCAGGGCATCGAGGAACTCCAGGGTCCGCTCGAAGTGCCCCGGGCCGCGAATCCGATCGTTGTGCTCCTCCAGACCCTCGAGGCTCACCTGGAAGAAGTCCGGGCGCGCCACCGCCACGAGCTCTTCGATCCGCTGCCGGGGAGCCGGGTTTCCCAGGATGCCGGCCACGAACCCCCGCTCCCAGGCCCCCCCGTAGAGGCGGAGGAAGTCGGGGTGGAGCAGGGGGTTCCCGCCGGAAAAGGTCACCTGCCCGCTCACGTGGCGTTCCCGGCAGAAGTCGAAGAGCTCGTCCAGGACCCGAAGGCCCTGGTCCAGGCCCAGGGGCGCCCGCTCGGAGCGGTCGTAGCAGTGGGCGCAGCGCAGATCGCAGGCCTGGGTCACGTGCCACTGGAGGGTGAAGGTCGCGGCCGTCAGGAACCGCTCTTCCCCTCGGGGAAACGCACCGGGGTCGCGGCGCAGCCCCGAGGGAGGGGCCAGGATCAGCCCCTGCGCCTCCGCCCCCCGGAGCAGATCCTCCAGGTCGCCGGGGGATACGCCCGTTTCCTGTGCCACGCGGCGCACGTCCAGCTCTTCGGCCACGATCTTGAGGGCGAGGAGGTCGGCGGGCGTCGCCTCCCGCAGCCGCTCCCCCCCCTCGCCGGGGGTGCGCCACGCCAGCACCACGGCGTCTCCCGGGCGAGGCGCCGCGGCGGGCGAGCCCTGGAGCAGGTCCGCAAGGCCCCGCCACCGAACCTCCCGGGCCACCAGGCTGGGATTCGCCGTGCGCTGCGCCGGCACGGGGAGGGGGGAGCGCGCCGAGCGAAGCGCGCCCAGGGTCTCCTCCAGACTCACCAGCTCGGCCAGGAACTCGGGCAGGCCGAGCCGGCTGCCGAGGCGGGGGATCGCGCGGGAAAGGGTCAGGCCGCCGAAGTCCCGAGCGCAGGCCGCTTCGAGCTCCACCCACCGGTCCTCGCCCAGGAGGCTCCGGCAGAGGGGGAACGGGCGAACATGGGACTCGGGGGCCTCGGGGGGCCCGCAGGACTCGGACAACGTCGGCTTCGTCATCGCTACCGCCAAAAGAGAGCCGGGGCCGCCCCCTGGGGGGTCGGTCCCCGGCCCGTGGTCTCGACAGGTCTCGGTAGTGCAAACTGCACTATTTTTTTTGGCCCTGTCAGCTTCCGCCGCTGGTGGTGCCGCCGGCACCACTCTTCTGACCGCTTCAGCTGCCCTGGGTGCTACCTGCACCCTCTTTCTGGCCGCCTCAGCTGCCGTGGGCGCGCTTGGCGCACCCGAGTCCCGCGATCCCGGCGCCGGCCACGAGCGTCGCGATGCTCGCGCCTGCCAGGATCCTCCGCAGTTCCTTGTTCACGGGCTCACCTCCTTTCCGTTTGGGCCGCCCGGGCGGCAGCCCTCTGGGGTTGCCGCCGCCTCCATCGGCAGTTCCGATGGGGGCGGCGCCTGCCATCGGAGGCAGTGTGGCAGACACATTCGGGCTGTCAAGGCGGTGGGGCCCCGGCAGATACCACCTGCGCGGTGAACAGGGGCCGGAGGCGTTTCGAAGGGCAGAGGTGGATCGGAGGGGCCAGCCCAGAAATCCTTGAAGACCCAAGATCTTGACCCATGCGTCCGTTTCCTGGGTGGGCCGGGGTCTCCCCGTAGGCGGCGCAGGCGGCTGTGGCGATGCCCCTGCGGACAAGGGATGACCTCACCACCCCCGCCGGAATCTGGCAGACTTTCTCCAGGGTAGCGAAATCCTGCGCCGCCGGAGGGGAGGCCCCCGGCCCGATCACACGCCTCGGCGGTCTGAGGCGGCGCCTCGCTACACTTCCGGCCCGCCTTCCAGAATCCGATAGAGGGCCGCAACGTCGACGCACTCCCGCAGGAGGGCGGCGAGCCGGTCGTAGCCTTCCTCCTTTCGGGCGGCAAAAGAGGGGCCCGCGGCGGCCGGCTCCCGGTAGAGATCGAGCAGGGCCCGGCGGAAGGCGTCGTTGTCGAAGATGCCGTGGAGGTACGTGCCCAGGACCCGGCCGTCGGCGCTCAGGGCACCGTCTTCATGGCTCTGCTCGTCGCCGCGCCGCTCCACCCGCAGCAGGGGGCGAGACCGGGCGCCAAGGACCGTACGTCCCATGTGGATTTCGTAGCCCGTCAGGGGCTCGGCGTCCTCGAACCAGGGCAGGGCCCCGGGGAGCACGCGGGCCTGGGCCTGGGCGGTGACCTTCTCCTTCTCCATCACGGTCTCCACGTCCAGGAGCTCCAGGCCCCGGGCCTCGCGCCGCAGGCTCTCCACCCCGTGGGGATCGCGCACCCACCGCCCCAGCATCTGGTAGCCGCCGCAAAGCCCCACCACGATGGCGCCCCGGCGGCGGTTTTCCAGGATCTCGTCGGCGAGCCCCGAGCGCCGCAGGGCCTCCAGGTCGTCCACCGTGTTCTTGGACCCCGGCAGGATCACGATGTCCGCTCGCCCCAGGCGCTCGCCGGCACGTACGAACTCCAGGGTCACGCCAGGCTCTCCGAGGAACGGGTCGAAGTCCGTGAAGTTGCTGATGCGGTTGGGCACCACCACCGCCACCCGCACCCGGTCTCCGCCGGCCCGGGCCCGGACCACGTCGCGGTGGATGCCGTCCTCCTCCTGGAGGAAGATGTCCCGGAAGTACGGCACCGTGCCCAGGAAGGGCTTGCCGGTGCGCGCCGTGATGGCGGCAAAGGCGGGCTCCAGGAGGCTCGCGTCCCCCCGGAACTTGTTGATGACGAAGCCCCGCACCAGGGCGGCCTCCTCGGGGGCGATGAGCTCCAGGGTGCCCACCAGGGAAGCGAAGACCCCGCCCTTGTCGATGTCGCCCACCAGGAGAACGGGGCACCCCACCTCCAGGGCAAACCCCATGTTGGCGATGTCCCCCTCCCGCAGGTTGATCTCGGCCGGGCTCCCGGCCCCCTCCGCCACGATCACGTCGAAGCGCCGCGCCAGGCGCCGGAAGCTATCGAACACGGTCTCCCGGGCCACCTTCTTGAAGGCATGGTATTCCAGGGCCTTCATGTTCCCGTGGACCTTGCCCTGGAGGATCACCTGGGCGCCCACGTCGGTGGTGGGCTTGAGGAGCACCGGGTTCATGTCCACGTGGGGAGCCACCCCCGCGGCCTCGGCCTGCACCACCTGGGCGCGCCCCATCTCGCCGCCCTCGGCCGTGATGAAGGAGTTGAGCGCCATGTTCTGGGGCTTGAAGGGCGCCACCCGCACCCCGTCCTGGCGCAGCAGGCGGCAGAGTCCGGCGGCGAGCACGCTCTTGCCCACGTCGGAGCCCGTGCCCTGGAGCATGAGGACCTTGGCCATATAGAATCCCGATTCTGCGGTCAGGCTCGTCGCTGTGGGCAACAAACCCGGGGGAAAGGGCGAAGATGACGGACGCGCGCATGCTAGGAGAGGGAAGGAACGGGTGTCAACCGCGGCCGACCGCGGCCGCAGGGCTCTCCGGGTGGCGATGCACTTTGCCAAACGTGCTCTTGACGTTGTTCCGGAGGTTGCTTGCCATCGGGATCGCGGCGTCCCTCGTATATCCTGCCCACGCCGAGCCCTCTGCTGCTTTGGCGAATGAAATCTTCGGCGACAGCTCCCGCTGGTGGTTGGCTTCTGGAGGCGTCTCCTTCGACAATCGGCTCGGGCAGATCCACCTGGTGCAGGCGGGGCTCGGGTACGGCCTGGCGCCCGACCTGGGGGTGCACGCCGGGGTGACCTTGGGGTACGCCCACGCGCTGCGGACGTAGGACCACCTCCTGGGGGGGCCCCAGGTGGGGGCGCTTTGGCGGTTCGCCCAGAGCGGGCGCTGGTCGGGGTACCTGGACGGGTTGGCCGGCGCGGTCGTCCACGAGGAGCCCATGACCGACGCGAGCCTGCGGTTCAATTTCGACCTGCAGGCAGGCATGGGCGCGGGCTACGCCTCGGGCGGGGGCACCCTGGTGCGGGGAGGCGTGCGCTGGCACCACCTCTCCAACGCCCGCGTCCGGGGCAAGCCCCGCAACCTGGGCTACGACGGGCCCCTTCTGTACGTGGGGGTCGCTCTGCCCTATTGAGCCGGCCGGGGAATCGGGATCGGGTTCGATACCGATAGCGATACCGACCGCAGGGGGCGTCTACTTTCTCAGGCGCACCAGGAACACCGGCACCCGGGCCCGCTGCATCACCCGGTGGGCGGTGGTGCCCAGCAGGATCTCCCCCACGGCGGTGTGCCCGTGGGAGCCCATGACGATGAGGTCGGGCTGGAGGCGCGCCGCCTCGTCCAGGATCACCTCGGCGGGCCGGCCGTCCAGGATGCGGATGTCCGCTACCCGGTCGCGGCCCTGGGGGTCGGTGCAGAGCTCCTCGTTGCAGAAGAGCTCGAGGCGCTCCCGCACGGTTTCCCGCACCCGCTCCACGGCGCTGGCGTGGAGCTTCTCGGTCTGCTCCTTCGAGACATAGAGGTCCACCATGCTCTTGGCAAACGGGCTCAAGGGCTCCAGGGCGTGGACGATCACGATCTTGCCCCCGTACTGCTGGGCCAGGCTCATGGCGTAGTGGAAGACCTCGGGGGAGTGCTCCGAGAGGTCGGTGGCGTAGAGGATCGTCTGGAACTTCGGGAGCATGGGTTCTCCTCCTGAGGGAAACAAAGGATCACTTCTCGGGGAGCATCTTCCCCGGGTTGAGGATGCCCTTGGGATCCAACGCCGCCTTGATGCGGCGCATGTACTCCAGCGCCGGGCCGTGCTCGGCCGCCACGAACGGCAGCTTGCCCACCCCGATGCCGTGCTCGCCCGTGCAGGTGCCCCCGATGGCCATGCTGTGCTCCACCACCGCCCGGTTCACCCGCTGCACCGCCGCCTTGGCCGCGGCGTCGGCCGCCGGGTACATGAGTCCCAGGTGGAGGTTGCCGTCACCGGCGTGACCCCAGAAGAATCCCGTCGCCCCCTCTTTTGCCACGACCTCCTTGGCCGTGTCCACCATCTCGGCGTAGCGGCTGATCGGCACGCAGGTGTCGACCAGCAGCACCATCTGCCCCGGGTGATTTCGCTTGATCGATTCCAGGGCCCCGTGACGCACCTCCCACAGCCGCACCCGCTCGTCGGCGCCGACCCCACGCTCGATCTTGAGCGCCCCGTGCTCCTGGAGGACCCCCTCCACCATCTCGTACTGGCTGGCGAGCGCCGCCTCGTTCACGTTGTGGAACTCGAGGAAGAGCATGGGCTTTTCGTCCAGGGCCATCTTCTGGTCCCGGTTGATCTCGGCCACCACCGCGTCGTCCATGAGCTCCAGCGCCGCCGGGTTCAGGCCATAGCGGATCGTGTCGCTCACCGCCTCGCAGGCGTCGTGGACTGTCGGAAAGGTGGCGACCACCGTCAGGTACTCCGGCGGCAGCCCCTTGAGGCGCAGGGTGGCCCTGGTGACGATGCCCAGGGTTCCCTCGCTCCCCACCATCAGGCGCAGGAGGTCGTACCCCGACGAGCTCTTGATGGCACGGCTCCCGAGCTTGATGAGCTGCCCGTCGGCCATCACCACCTCCATGCCCAGGATGCAGTCCCGGGTGGCTCCGTAGGCCACGGTGCGCACGCCGGAGGCGTTGTTCCCGATCATCCCGCCGATGGCCGCCCAGGCCCCCGGGTCCGGGGGGAAGAAGAGCCCGTAGTGCCGGAGCTGGTTGTTGAGCTCCCGGTACTGGATGCCCACCTCCACGTCCACCTGGAGGTCCTTCTCCCGCACCTCGAGCACCCGGTTCATCTCGGTGAAGTCCAGCACGATGCCCCCCTTCACGGGGATGGGATTTCCCTCCAGGCTCGTCCCGGCACACCAGGCGGTTACGGCGTAGCCCTTCCGGTCCGCCAGCTTCACGGCCGCAACCACGTCCTCGGTCTTCTGGGGCCACACCACCACGTCGGGCCGGTGGGGCTCGTGGTAGCTCTCGTCCTTGGAGTGGAGGTCGAGGTTCGACCCGCCGGTGGAGACGTGGGACTCGCCGACGGCCTGCTTCAGGTAGGCGATGTCTTCGGGCGTGACGCGGGGGTAGGTCATGGGGCACCTCGCAAGGTTCACTTGGCTCCGAAGACGACGGAGGGCAGCCAGGTAATGATTCCCGGGAACAGGACCAGCAGGATCAGGCCGATGAGCTGGAGTGCCACGAAGGGGAAGATGCCCCGGTAGATGTCGCCCATGCCCACCTCGGCCGGCGCCACCCCCTTGAAGTAGAACAGGGCGTACCCGAAGGGCGGCGTGAGGAACGAGGTCTGGAGATTCACGCAC is a window encoding:
- a CDS encoding cupredoxin domain-containing protein, whose amino-acid sequence is MLRKPLAAPAAARIAALGTLLALAACGGPGRLLEVGPQQKEVHITASSFSFEPSHIVARAGSTLVLRIQNASGSVHNFTITDPGGRVLRSVDLEPRQAQQVEVALPDAGVYPFYCAKTLHPSLGMKGRIEAR
- a CDS encoding MTH1187 family thiamine-binding protein, with protein sequence MAILEISVVPLGTESPSLSRHLAGLPGILSASGLRYQIHPMGTVAEGSVPDLLALAARLHEAGFTGGARRVSTHMVLDDRRDLDRPMEEKVRSLERAARKGQP
- a CDS encoding FAD-binding oxidoreductase, whose product is MTYPRVTPEDIAYLKQAVGESHVSTGGSNLDLHSKDESYHEPHRPDVVVWPQKTEDVVAAVKLADRKGYAVTAWCAGTSLEGNPIPVKGGIVLDFTEMNRVLEVREKDLQVDVEVGIQYRELNNQLRHYGLFFPPDPGAWAAIGGMIGNNASGVRTVAYGATRDCILGMEVVMADGQLIKLGSRAIKSSSGYDLLRLMVGSEGTLGIVTRATLRLKGLPPEYLTVVATFPTVHDACEAVSDTIRYGLNPAALELMDDAVVAEINRDQKMALDEKPMLFLEFHNVNEAALASQYEMVEGVLQEHGALKIERGVGADERVRLWEVRHGALESIKRNHPGQMVLLVDTCVPISRYAEMVDTAKEVVAKEGATGFFWGHAGDGNLHLGLMYPAADAAAKAAVQRVNRAVVEHSMAIGGTCTGEHGIGVGKLPFVAAEHGPALEYMRRIKAALDPKGILNPGKMLPEK
- a CDS encoding universal stress protein, which encodes MSYRKILIPLDGSELAEAAVDAALPLASAFDSELLLLGVLDLTAGMYDVYSEAFSPVDLRAQLEKFIETALEKARGRVEAQGIAVRTFLEVGVPHEEIARVAQEHGADLIAMTSHGRKGLSHLLLGSVTEKVFRTAPCPVLVVRPQEKAAP
- a CDS encoding cobyric acid synthase, translating into MAKVLMLQGTGSDVGKSVLAAGLCRLLRQDGVRVAPFKPQNMALNSFITAEGGEMGRAQVVQAEAAGVAPHVDMNPVLLKPTTDVGAQVILQGKVHGNMKALEYHAFKKVARETVFDSFRRLARRFDVIVAEGAGSPAEINLREGDIANMGFALEVGCPVLLVGDIDKGGVFASLVGTLELIAPEEAALVRGFVINKFRGDASLLEPAFAAITARTGKPFLGTVPYFRDIFLQEEDGIHRDVVRARAGGDRVRVAVVVPNRISNFTDFDPFLGEPGVTLEFVRAGERLGRADIVILPGSKNTVDDLEALRRSGLADEILENRRRGAIVVGLCGGYQMLGRWVRDPHGVESLRREARGLELLDVETVMEKEKVTAQAQARVLPGALPWFEDAEPLTGYEIHMGRTVLGARSRPLLRVERRGDEQSHEDGALSADGRVLGTYLHGIFDNDAFRRALLDLYREPAAAGPSFAARKEEGYDRLAALLRECVDVAALYRILEGGPEV
- a CDS encoding fumarylacetoacetate hydrolase family protein, with the translated sequence MRVIRFQDAQGQTRLGVPEGAGTAEALEGDLFTGLVRSGARVEVRRLLPPVFPVNIFCVGLNYRAHAAETGAAIPADPVLFMKPTTAVIGPGEPIPLPACSRGPEVDYECELAVVIGVRGRDIPEERALEHVLGYTAANDVSARRWQKHSGGQWVRGKSFDGFCPLGPALVTRDEIPDPQGLRLRTLLNGRTMQEGSTADMIFSVARLVSFLSQDTTLLPGTVILTGTPPGVGFARTPPVFLQAGDEVIVEVEGIGALANPVRQGAQEPLGSGR
- a CDS encoding universal stress protein, with the translated sequence MLPKFQTILYATDLSEHSPEVFHYAMSLAQQYGGKIVIVHALEPLSPFAKSMVDLYVSKEQTEKLHASAVERVRETVRERLELFCNEELCTDPQGRDRVADIRILDGRPAEVILDEAARLQPDLIVMGSHGHTAVGEILLGTTAHRVMQRARVPVFLVRLRK
- a CDS encoding acyloxyacyl hydrolase; this encodes MGALWRFAQSGRWSGYLDGLAGAVVHEEPMTDASLRFNFDLQAGMGAGYASGGGTLVRGGVRWHHLSNARVRGKPRNLGYDGPLLYVGVALPY
- a CDS encoding PilZ domain-containing protein, which gives rise to MGEHRRAPRLDSLNILHFQLLGPGAPYAARGMGRTLNVSEVGLLLEVYEPLHTGQEVLVTLGLGEDLVDLRGKVVYEKQQGENAHHAGIEFLEMDDRGRATLSRYLLAFRESSG
- the amrS gene encoding AmmeMemoRadiSam system radical SAM enzyme, with protein sequence MVTSADPCERDALLWESRGEGVVQCALCAHGCRIPEGAAGLCGVRQNRGGTLRTLVYGRLVARNVDPVEKKPFFHVRPGSLSYSVATAGCNFRCAHCQNYEISQVQRDRDAIPGRFVPPEAVVAAALETGCASVAYTYTEPTVFFEYALDCMKLARKAGLLNLFVTNGYESPACVEAAVPYLDAANVDLKAMTDSFYRKVCGARLDPVLRTIRELWQRGVWVEVTTLVIPHHNDAPEELREAARFLASVSCDLPWHVTGFHPTYRLTTEPPTAPSSLEAARRIGVEEGLRYVYSGNRPGRGGEQTRCPSCGRTVIGRQGFAVTENSLTLAGRCPGCSQAIAGLALGGGT
- the sbtM gene encoding thio(seleno)oxazole modification radical SAM maturase SbtM; the encoded protein is MTKPTLSESCGPPEAPESHVRPFPLCRSLLGEDRWVELEAACARDFGGLTLSRAIPRLGSRLGLPEFLAELVSLEETLGALRSARSPLPVPAQRTANPSLVAREVRWRGLADLLQGSPAAAPRPGDAVVLAWRTPGEGGERLREATPADLLALKIVAEELDVRRVAQETGVSPGDLEDLLRGAEAQGLILAPPSGLRRDPGAFPRGEERFLTAATFTLQWHVTQACDLRCAHCYDRSERAPLGLDQGLRVLDELFDFCRERHVSGQVTFSGGNPLLHPDFLRLYGGAWERGFVAGILGNPAPRQRIEELVAVARPDFFQVSLEGLEEHNDRIRGPGHFERTLEFLDALGDLGVYSMVMLTLTRENMDQVLPLGEVLRGRTGVLHFNRLSPVGEGARLALPEPGAYADFLEAYLEAAARNPVLGIKDNLFNPLLRARGRAPFGGCTGHGCGAAFNFLSLLADGEVHACRKFPSPVGDVREQALGAIYDSPRAAQYRAGCLECRECDLRAACGGCLASASGQGLDPFSRRDPFCSRDPVSPQPFPPARLDPGFALQRVHPHDPGENPAALAPGRSSG
- the sbtA gene encoding SbtA family thio(seleno)oxazole RiPP natural product precursor, which translates into the protein MNKELRRILAGASIATLVAGAGIAGLGCAKRAHGS